The window TGGACAAATGAAGACAATCCATTAGTGAATGCGCCGCATACGGCATCTATGATCACTAATAGCGAATGGTCACATCCATACAGCCGCGATACTGCTGCATTCCCACTACCTTATGTCCGCGCGCATAAGTTCTGGCCAAGTGTTTCACGCATTGATGATGCTTACGGCGATAAGAACCTAAGATGTTCTTGCCCAAGTATCGAAAACTACATGTAGTCTTCGATAACGGTAGCTTTTTAATTAGGCCATAACATAAACCTCCAAGTCAGCAGCTGACTTGGAGGTTTTTTTGTTTATTGTTATCTATTAATAATGACCGCACTTAGCACTTAAAATCGGTATTTAACGCTATAATAAAACCATACAGTTATAAAAACGCCAGTTAATTCATTAAGCCAAACAACTTTTATGGACTGACCAATGCCGCAAAAAATAATCAAAAAGAGCCACGTTATTCTTATTCATGGTTTGCACCAAACCGCCTGGATTATGCGCCCACTCGCTAAGCGCTTACAAGCGCAAGGGTTTGATACTCATTAATACGGTTATCGTAGTATGCGTGATGGTATAAAAATAAATAGCCAACGTCTCAATAATTGGCTTGAGCAACATCATCATCCTGACCAGCCGATAGACCTTATCGGTCATAGCTTGGGTGGACTTATTATCCGGGATTTTGTTTGTCACTATCCGCAATGGCAGATTGGACGCTGCGTGACACTCGGCACACCGCATGTTGGTAGTATTTGTGCTGATTATATTTGGCGGTTGACGCCTGCTGTGGTAGGAAAATCGTATATTGACGCCTTAGATGGGACGGTAGCGCCATTACCTGAGCATATCACTTTGGGTATAATTGCGGGAAACCGCCCCAAGGGTTTGGGGCAATTGTTTCTGCAGTATCATAACCGCAAATTACGTAAAGCAGATAGTCCGCTGCTGGATGACCATCTTATACATAATGGCACAGTGTATTTGAAAGAGACCAAACTTGAAGCGGCTACTGACCACCTAATTATGCCAGTGTCGCATACAGGCATGTTAATCGATGCTGCCGTTGCTGAGCAAACCGGATATTTCTTACAGCAGGGAATGTTTAAAAGGTAATAGCGCCTTAAACGGTGAAAGCGTTTTAAACGTTAATACCCATGCCTTGTTTCAATTCAACTTTATGCATCTCAATCACCGGTATCAATATTTGGGTGACCCATTCATTACGCCAGCCCTTTAACCCTTGTGGTAACTCACCTAGATCTTTATCAAAGGCAATGACTTCATACAGCTGACCCAGCCATTTTTTACGCATCAATACATTAGCGGGTACACCGATTTGCTCTGACTGCTTATCCACCGCTTCTTGTACGGCTTTTGACAGAACTTTATTTTTGGAGCGATAAGGTGGCAATAGGCAAAGCGGATGCTCAACAGGCGCCAGCATTTTTGCATCATTGATTACCTTCATCAGCTCGTCTCCATACAGACGCAGCATACTTCGGTGAATCGTAGTTTTATGGGCCAGCTCGCGCATATTGCTCGGCTTTTCAGTGATAATCTCACGTACCGCTTGTTTTTTAATCACAAAAGTACGGGGTTGATTGGTCGCGCGCGCCAGTCCCTCACGCCAAGTAGCAACCGCTTGTAAGATAGCCATTTGTTGCGAATTATAGCGGTAATCCGCCATGGTCAGATACATGGCCTCATCTTCGACATGCTGAGCCTGATATAGATCGTGGGCGTACAGCTGGCAGTCTGCCCACACATAGTCAAAGAGTCCTTGCGACTTAAGCGCATGTTCAAGACTTAAATATAAGGCGGGCAAAAAGCGTACATCATCAATGGCGTATTGCTCTTGCTCATCTGATAACGGACGCATAAGCCAATCAGACTGGCTTTGCTCTTTATCAATGTGCATATCTAGCTGATCATCAAGGGCTTGCTGATAGCCCATTTGTAATTGTCCAGTCAAATAAGACAAAGCAATCTGGGTATCAAAAATATTGGTTAATGGTGGACAGCCAGACAACAGGTAAAAAATACCCAAATCTTCACCACAAGCGTGCCAGATGGCGACATCAACTTCGCTGAGTGCTTGCCATAATTCATTCAGTTGCAGCTGCGGTGCGTCTACTAAATAAATATGACCGCCAGTATTTAGCTGTACCAGTGCCAAACGGGGATAGTAAGTATCGCGCTTAATAAACTCAGTATCTAATGCAACCCGCCCGCAACCTTCTAGTGCATCAATAACTTCATCGAGCTGGTACTGCTCTTTTATCCAAGTCACTGGCAGGTCATCAGCTACGTCTAGTAGCGCATCAATATCTAGCTCTGATAGCAACACTGCTGAATTTGAATCAGGAGATTTATTTGGTTGACTGTTATCAGTAACATTAATAGAATCAGCCGTTTCGGAGGATGAAGAAGAGTTAGCTGAGGCGCTTAGATCAGAGTGGTCAGACACGGGCAGATACCTGCATAAATAGAAAAAAGAAAAACGCTAAAAAATAGCGATTAAAAAGGTTAAAAATAGACTATTAAAGAAAATTAATAGGCGCAGTATAGCAATATCAGGTAATAAAATGGTAAGCACTTACCTGTTATAGAAAAGAACGATTTTGCATCGCTTGACCAAGGGTCATACTATCAAGATATTCAAGCTCGCCGCCCATTGGCACGCCTTGCGCTAAACGGGTGACTTTGTTCACGTGCCGGCTCACCGCTTCACTAATAAAGTGCGCGGTGGTCTGGCCTTCAACGGTGGTACCGGTCGCTAATATAAGCTCCTCTACTGGCTCTTGCTTTACTCGCCATACCAGCTGCTCAATATTTAAATCATCCGCACTAATACCGTCAATCGGTGACAGATGACCACCTAGCACAAAATAGCGCCCACGGTAGCCAGCAGTCTGCTCAATGGCCATTACATCAGCAGCAGTCTCGACCACGCATAATAAGTTATCATCACGTCTTGGATCTTGGCATAGGGGACAAATACTATCGTCACTGAAGCTATGACAGCGCTGACACTCAACGATGTCACGCATCGCCTCATCAAGGGCTTGGGCAAGCGCCATCCCTTGGGGACGTTTTTTAGTCAGCAGATGTAACGCCATACGCTGGGCACTCTTTTGACCAACACCCGGTAAAATACGCAGCTGTTTTACCAGCTGATCAAATTTGGCTGTAAGCAAAGTGACTTCCTTTGTAAATGATATAGCTTGTAGAGAGTATAATTTTTAGAGGTTATAAAACGTTATAGATTATAAAAAATTATAAACAAACAAGCAGTGAAATCTAAAATCCTACCTATAAAAATGGGGTCGCATCGTGTAGATAACAACCCCATTTCTGACTTCAATGCGCCGTGTTTAGCACAAATGAATCCTTAGAACATACCTTGCATACCTGGTGGTAAACCCATGCCTTGGGTCGCGCCAGTCATAGTTTCTTCATATAACTCATCCGCCTGACGTACCGCATCATTAATAGCAGCGGCGATTAGGTCTTCAATCATATCAGGCTCGTCTTCTAACAAGCTTGGATCAATAGTTAAGCGCTTGACCACATGACGACCGGTCATGGTCACTTTGACCAAACCACTGCCCGCTTCTGCGTGAACTTCTTTATTGCCAAGCTCTTTTTTTGCGGTCTCGACATTGGCTTCGACTTTCTTTTGCATGGTTTGTGCTTGTTGCATCAATGCTTGAATATTCATAATTGCCTCTTATAGAAATGGAAAACTGTTAATAGTAAAGAATCATACCTTATCTTATATAAGCAGCATTATACCGCGATCGTTACAAACTGTCTAAACCGCGTGCCAAATCTTTGATAATATCTTCGACATCTTCCAGACCAACCGACAGACGAATCAGACCATCTTTAACGCCCGCTTCAGCGCGTGCTTCGGGACTAAGTCGGAAATGAGTGGTGGTGGCAGGATGAGTGATAGTGGTTTTCGCATCGCCTAGATTATTGGTAATCGAAACCATTTGGGTGGAATCAATTACATGCCAAGCGGCCGACTTTGGATCGTGATTGTTGGGGTTGTCATTGACATTGGTACTGTCACTCGCTTTGACTTCAAAGCCCATAATTGCGCCATAGCCGTCTTTCATATGATGCTGACGTTTGGTCAATTCATGAGACGGATGATCGCTTAGTCCCGAGAAATGCACAGCGCTAACATTGGGATGAGTGACCAAAAACTGCGCCACTTGATTGGCATTGGCACAGTGCGCCTGCATGCGCAGTTTGAGGGTTTCGAGTCCTTTAGTAAAGACCCACGCATTAAACGGGCTCATACTGATACCGCCTGAGCGTACCACAGTGAAGGCTTCTTGCATCAACTTGTCACTACCGACCAACGCGCCGCCCAGTACTCGGCCTTGACCGTCTAGATATTTGGTAGCTGAATGAATAACCACGTCAGCCCCTAAATCCAACGGCCGTTGCAACGCTGGGGTACCAAAGCAATTATCAACCACTAGCAAGATATCATTGGCTTTTGACAATTGGCTTAAATAGCCGATATCACAAATCTGCGCTAATGGATTACTGGGGCTTTCACAATAGATGACTTTAGTATTGGGCTGTACCGCATTTGCCCACGCCTCATTATCGAAACAATCAACATAGCTGACCTCAACGCCAAACTTGGCCATGTAATTATTAAATAGCCCAATAGATGAGCCAAATAATTGATTGGCGGCCAGCAGATGATCGCCAGCTTTTAGATACGCTAAACACATGGTCAAAATCGCGCCCATACCTGAGGCCGTTGCTACCGCTCGCTCGCCATTTTCTAGAGCCGCTAGCCGGCGCTCAAAAGTACGCACACTGGGATTGGTATGACGTGAATAGACATTGCCGGTCTTAGTGCCATCAAAGTGCGCTGCTGCATCAGCCGCTGAGGTATAAACATAAGAGCTGGTAGTAAAAATAGGTTCTGAGTGCTCGCCCTCGTCAGTACGATGCTGTCCTGCCCGCACGGCAATGGTCTGCATACCATAATCTAGCCCTAAATCTAGGGCGTCAGAACGCCAATTTGGATCCAGTTTATTTGTATTGCTGCTTAGATCGTTTTTTAAATTATTCTCATCATGACTGCTTTCATCATGCGCTTGCGACTGACTCATAAGTTTTCCATTACTATTGTTAATATGTTCGTTCATACTTATATTGATATTATTAGTATTGATATTATTAGCGACTTTAAAAGAAGATTAACGTTTTTATTTTGGTATTTATGGGGGCTACAACCTTTGGGTTATCATAGCATGTCACTTAGTATCAGGCACCTGCTAAGCGTTGTTTTTGAGTGCTTTTTAAAAAAACAGCGCCAAGCTTGGCTAAGACTTTGGTTGAGACTTAGGCTAAGAAAAATAACGTATTTTTAATAGGCAGATATCGCCACACCTGATAAGCTTGACGGCCGATTATGTTGTGCTTTACTCACTACACTTTTATGCCGTTTTTTTGCGCAGAATAACTTTAAGTAGACTAAGGTAAATCATTTATGTCGATGTTAAATATAGATCCAAGCAACCTATCGTTGAGTCTCGCGCTTGGACTATCCTTAGGTCTAAGCGGATGTCAAAACTTGCCCAAGCAGCCACATTTACCTGAAAGTCAAAACTTATCGGCACGAGTAAATGCTCTATACCAGCAAAATAGCACGCTAAAAAGTGAGCACTCTGACAACGAGAACAACCAAGATAACCCTAATGGCTCGGCGATTGATAATACTGACTTGGTGTCGGCCATCAGTGAGCAAAACAATATACATCCTGACCTGTCTGGCTATCATCCTATTGTAACCGGTGCTAATGCTTTTGCCGCGCGTAGTATATTAACAGAAATGGCCACACGCAATATCGACGTACAATATTATATTTGGCACGATGATCAGGTCGGTCATCTGCTACTCAAAGATTTATGGAAAGCCGCTGAGCGCGGAGTTATCGTGCGCTTATTGCTCGATGACTTTAATAGCAATGCCAAACTTGACCAGCAATTATTACGTTTTGCTAGTCACCCCAATATCGCGGTACGCATTGTTAATCCGCTGATGCACCGCAAATTTCAAATGCTGAACTTTGTTACTGGTCTACCCCGTATTAATCGGCGCATGCACAATAAAAGCATGATTTTTGATAAACAAATCACCATTATCGGTGGGCGCAATATTGGTAATGAATACCTCAGTAATGATCAAAACAGCCAATTCGCTGATTTAGATGTGCTGCTCATTGGTAAGGTAGTGGCAGATATTGACAACAGCTTTACCAGCTACTGGTCAGCGCCGATAGCATTCGATATTGAGACCCTTGTGACCCTTGATAAAGGAGCAACCAGTGACTTTTTAGCGGGTTTAGATAAGCTAGATGAAGATGAAAAGAATAACTCACGTAGCAGTTTAGCAGTTTATAAAACCGCTATTGCAGATTCTTCTATCGATACAGACTTGGTCAATAAGCGCGTGCCCTTTCGTTGGACAGATATGCAGTTTTTAAGTGACGATGTCGGAAAATTGACCAAATCTGTCCCTGCCAATACCAATTTGGTACACCAGCTTCGTACCTTATTAGGTAGCCCCTCTAAGAAACTAACCATTATATCTTCCTACTTTGTACCGACCAAATATGGGGTTAGTACGCTAGTACAATTGGCTGATTCCGGTGTTGATATTAAGATTTTGACCAACTCTTTTGATGCCACTGATGTGACCGCGGTTCATTCTGGCTATAGCCAATGGCGACCTGCGCTGTTGCGAGCAGGTATCAAAATCTACGAGCTAAAATCAACGGCCAGTGAAGAAAAACGCGGAAACAAACTGTGGAAAGCACGCAACCAATCCTCAACCAGCCTACATACGAAAACCTTTGCCATTGATGATCACCAAGTATTTATCGGCTCCTATAACGTTGATCCTCGCTCTGCTAACATCAATACCGAGATGGGGGTAATTATTAACGATGACGAGTTGGCGCGGCAATTGCATCAAGCGCTTAGCGATAATTTATTAAGCCAAGCTTATGAAGTTAAGTTAATGGATAATGATCAACTACAATGGCATACCGTTGAGAATGAAGAAAAGGTCATTTATAATTCCGAGCCACGCGTTGGCATGTCCGATCATATCTGGCTTACGATCATGTCATGGTTGCCTATTGATTGGCTGCTATAGTCTGACCGCCTGGAAGCTTCAATAGCGCTAGCCCTACTAATGTGTAGCTAGCGCTGCGCTTATTTATATTGTTCTTATTGTGGATCAATACCAAAGAAGCTTGCCATGGTTTACGGTGAACTGACTGCCTGTTTTTAAAAATTTCTAACGATATTTGTGCCTTTTAATGATCTTTAGACTTTTTAACGATTTTTGTACTTTTTAGTGGAAGGTTATTCCAATAATAACCTATCGATCCCCACTTCAATATGTGGATACTTATAATATTATGCCCTCCCGTTCTGAATATGCACTAATGTCTTCTATAGACAGAAATATGGTGTTGTTTATCTGTTTTAGCAGCGCTATCGCGTTTTTCGACTTTTTGATTTATTTATATATTGCAGATACAGTCGCTTTAGCTTTTTTCCCTGCTAATATTGACCCTAACGTCAATAAGCTGCAGGGGTTTGGGCTGTTTGCTGTTGGTTATTTGGCACGCCCACTTGGTGGGATTATTTTTAGCGGTTATGGCGATACTAAAGGCCGCAAACCGGTACTATTGATTAGTATGCTTGTTACCGCTAGTAGCTTGCTGGCAATGGCATTGTTACCAACATACGCCCAATGGGGGTTATTGGCACCCGCTTTATTTATTTTACTACGACTCATACAAGGTATGGCGTTTGGTGTCTATGTCCCGCTTGCATGGGTCTTCGTTGCAGAACATGTGCCGCGGCAATATTTGTCGGCTGGCTGTAGCTACGTAACCGCCAGTCTCTTTGTGGGTGTATTATTCTCTAACGCCTTTTTTGTATGGCTTAACGCTAACATGACTGCTGAGCAGCTGGTCGATTATGGCTGGCGTTTGCCGTTCTTTGTGGCGGCAATACTGAGTTTTTTACCGTTATTAGCCTGGCGTTTTATTCATGAATCACCCTTTTTCGTTGAGATGGTAACCTCAAAGTCTAGTAGCGACGGCGCAAAGCCATTTTCTCTACTCTTTCAGTATTGCAAGCATTCTATATTCATCGCTATGCTGCTGACATTTATTGTATCTAGTATTACTATAGTAGTGGTACTACTGTTACCAGATTTGATTGCGCTACGTTTTGCACCAAATAGTGATTTGTTTGAGCTTTCACACAGTCTTGGCATTGTATTTATGATTTTCGGCTGTGTCTTTTATGGGCTAATCTCTAATTATCAAAATTTCGGTAAAATTCTCACTATTGGCTCGGTGCTATTAATCGGTCAAATATTTGCTTTTTATTACCATCTGGATGCAGGTGGTGACTATATCTTAATCATGTATGCCCTCTTAGGGTTTTGTGCGGGCATTGTCGGTATGGTGCCAGCCATTTTAGTGCAGCTGTTCCCAACCAACGTACGTCTAACAGGCTTGGCATTTTCTTACAATATAACTTACGCTATCGTCGGCGGTTTAGTGCCCTTTGCTCTCGGCTACGTCACTATGTTCGTAAGTTTCACACCCGCATTATATATTGCGTTTGTGGGCCTTATCGGGATAATCATGGGGCTTTATTTTTATAATTTACCCGAGTTTAAACAAATTGATGAGTTGATTTAGTTCTTGTACCCTGACCTTTTTTAAACTGATGGTACAACATCATGACAATTAAACGCCTGTAAAAATATTTCAACGCAAGCAAAGATATTCTGATAAGTACATCCAAACTCTTAACCCGCAAGGCTTTGACGCTAAATGACTGACTTAATGAGAGATAAGCGCCTATCGGTTGCGCCGATGATTGACTGGACGACAACTGACTATCGTTATTTTGCGCGCCTGTTTAACCCGCAAGTGTTCTTATATACCGAGATGATTAGTACTGGAGCGCTGTTACATGGTAATCGCACGCGTCACCTGCGCTTCGATGCGCGCGAGCATCCCCTTGTACTCCAGCTTGGCGGTGCTGATATTAATGAGATGACTCAATGTGCTGAATTTGCCCAACAGCATGGTTATGATGAGGTTAATATCAATGTTGGCTGTCCCTCTGATCGCGTACAACATAATAAAATTGGCGCTTGTTTAATGGCAGAGCCTGCTACCGTCGCAGATTTGGTTAAACACATGCAAGCGGCGGTTGATATTCCGGTGACTGTCAAGCATCGTATTGGTATTGACGATTTTGACAGTTATGAGTTTATGGCGGATTTCGTACGAACTGTTGCTGATGCGGGATGTACGCACTTTATTGTCCATGCGCGCACTGCATGGTTACAAGGTTTGAGTCCCAAGCAGAACCGCGATATTCCACCGCTGCGTTATGACGATGTCTATAGACTTAAGCAAGACTTCCCAGCGCTTACTATTGAAATCAATGGTGGTATCGAGACGATAGAAGATATCCAAGCGCACCTACAACAGGTCGATGGCGTGATGATTGGGCGGGCGTTTTATCATAACCCTTACCTATTAGCACAAACTAATATCTTATGGGGACAGCCTGTTCCTAAGCGCTCAGAGATTTTGGCGCAACTATATCCGCATCTGAGTCAGCAGGTTGCCCAGGGCGAGCCATTGTCAACGATGGCACGGCATTATTTAGGTCTGTTTCAAGGATTGACCGGCGCACGCAGATGGCGACAAGCCTTAAGCGGTAAGCCTCATTTAACTATTGAAGATATTGAAAGAGCAGCAGATGAAGTTTTGCAATTAAATCCTGATGCTTAAGAAAGTTTGTTTGATAAAGCTTAAGAAACTGCTTAGAGAAGTAAGCAGTTTTCAAGAAGGGCTGACCAATTAAGCAGCTTGTGCTAGATACTGCCACATCGCAGCGCCATTATTAATAATATGTAGCAACATCGGCAATAATAGCGAGCCCGACTTGATACGAGCGTAGCAAAATATCAATGCCAATACCACAAGGGTACTGATTTCATATAGACCATATTGCAGATGAATAATGGCAAACATGACGCTGGTCACGATACTAGCAATTACTGCGCCGCGTTGTTCTGAGAACTGCTCAGCAATGGCTGACCACAATACGCCGCGAAATACCAGCTCTTCATATAGGGGTGCGACAATCACTATGGCGACAATCAACAACCACACTGAGTTGACTGACTCATATAAAGGATCAATAAAAACCAGTGGCGATTTGTCCAGCAAATAAGTTAACGCCTCACTGCCAATCATAAATAACAATAATAAGCCAAACATTCCCAAACCAATTGCTAATGAGAACGGTGTGAGTGCTAAATATCGCCGGACATCACTGCCTTTTAAACGAACAATCAACACGCTAAGCGCGGTCAATAATAAACAGCTGATAAAAATTGAAACGCTAACGACTGTGCCATCACTGCTACCAAAGAAGAATATGTCGCTAACTGACGATGTACTGGCAGCAGGTAGCAATAGCTTGCCGGCAACATAAACCCCTATCAACTGACTCATAAAAAAGGCAGTAACCATTGCTATTATCAGCGCCAACACGCCCCAGCGCGAAAACAATGGCAGGCGCTTTGACTGAGGTGTTAATGGGTTATTTAAAATATCAGTAGGATTAGAGTTAGACATGATTAACTATAGCTCGGTGATTGAATAGCCATTACTAGTAGATTGCAAGAAATAACCAACTAAGACGGCAGCTGCTGCTTAATCAAGTCTAAAACGTCTGCAGATACAGAGTCTGGGTGCTCAAGCGGGAACATGTGGCCACCTTCATGAGTCTGATAATTAATGCCCAAACGTGCCTTAATTTGCTGTGGGAATTTGCGTTTTAAAAACAGACTCTCCTTACCAATTATTAAGGTGACTGGTGGCTTAGGGGCGCAGTTTGGTATCAGCCAATACAGCGATGGATTGGTACGAAAAACAGCGACTTCACTAGCTTTAGGGATAGCTAAGGTCACTTTACCATCAGCACGCTCATGTAGACCATGCTCAATATAACCTTGAAAGCTACGCTCGTCAAAACTTTTAAAAAAGCCTTTATGACGTAGCGTATCGTAGGCGTCTTCACGGCTATCCCAGACATCACGGCGGTTCTTGGATATCCCAGCTGGTGATAACTTATCCATTAATCGATTGTTCATCAGCGGCAGTCTATCAGCGGTCTTAGCAAGATGCCATATGAAGCTGGTCTTGCCATAAAGCCAAGGTGGATCTAGTAGCACCGCTTGACTAAAATATTGAGGCGCGCGGTATAACGCTTGCAAGGTACATAAGCCGCCCAGTGAATGCCCAATAGCGACTACTTGCGTCACGCCATGTTGCTCGCAAGTTTGCTTCACACTATCAATAATTTGCTGCGTTAAGCTGCGCCAATGATCATCCACGGGATAATTGGGATTATCGCCTAGCATAGGAATATATTCAATGGTAAAAAATGCCTCTAAGCCCTCGAAGAACGGCTGATAGACCGCGCTTGGCATACCATTAGCATGAGCGAAATGAATGACCGGCTTTTGCGTTTTTTTAGATGCTGGCAGCGACGCAAAGGTCTGTGACTTAATAACACTCATGACTTACCCTTAATATTTCTCATTAGTTACGGTTGATTTTTACTAAATCGAATTTGTTGATAATAAAACAATAAAACTGAGCCATTATGTATGACTCAGTCTTTATGACAGTGTGCTTATGTAAATGGTGTTAAGTAAACCATCTCAACTAAACGCTGGTTTAAAAAAATGCCACTACTAGCGCATCTGTGCATTGCCTTCTTCTTGTGGCAACACATCAAGCTTAATGCTTGAGCCGATGCCCGCACCCATCTTGACAGCGAAGCGATCCATAAAAATCGCGAACGGATCTGTTGGCGTATAGTTCACGACGTTTTCAAGCTCAAGCTGCTTCTCTAAACTAGCAATACTGCCTGTTTCATCCGCTAGGCCCAATGCAATAGATTGCTCACCGGTCCAAAACAATCCTGAGAACAGTTTATTTTGTTCAGGATTTTTCAAGCGATCACCGCGACCTTCTTTAACGGCGTTGATAAAATGCTTGTGGGTATTGGCCAGCACTTTTTCGACATGCTTTTCTTCAAAGTCAGTAAGCGGACGCGATAGGCTCAAGATATCTTTATATTCGCCTGCAGTAATAGTGCGGTCTTCAACGCCTACTTTATCCATGAGGCCTTCGATATTATAGCTTGGCATAATTACGCCAATAGAGCCTACTAAGCTTGATGGATTGACATAGATTTCATCGGCTGCGGACGCTATATAATACGCACCTGAAGCACCGATATCACCAATGACGGCATAGAGTTTCTTATCTGGATACTCTTGGCGCAAATCCATCATGGTTTGCCAGATTTCATCAGACTGTACTGGTGAGCCACCAGGCGAGTTTATATCCAGCGCCACGGCTTTAGAGTTGCTGTTTTCAAAGGCGTGGGTCAAGGCTTCGTTAACATCATAAGCATTGGCCACATCGCCGCTACTGATCGTACCTTGCAGTTCAACCACCGCCAAATGTGGCTTACTGGTATCAATACCTTCAAGGCCAGTCGGTGCTTTACTGGTGCAACCACGCCCTAGTAGTAAAAATACCAACAAAATATAACCAAAGGTCAGTAGCTTAAAAAAGATACCCCAACGCCTTGCGCGGCGCTGTTCTACCACACTAGCCAACAAGGTATTTTCGATAAGTCGCCATTCTTGTCCACTAGGCTGGCTTGGCTGTTGTTGCATGGGGGCTGGCTGGTTTGCCGAATTTTCAGGATGTTTATTAGGGTCTGGTGGCCAGTTGGGCATATAACTTCCTAAGTTAGAAACAGTCTAAAGCAATAAAAGAGGTGATATAAAAATATAAATATAGCGAGAGTACTTGAATATTTTCACCTTATTATATACCTATATTGATACAGCTACATTGATATAGGTATGAATTGATATAAGTATAAAGAGTATGGTGCTATTTCGGTCACGGTTCAATAGTAGAAGCATGAGAAACTATAAACTGTAACGTTATTGCGGCGTTATTTGGGACTGTTTAATCTGCTTGAGGCTCATCACCCAGATCCAAACTCAGGGCTAACGCCACTTTTAAGGGCTTATTATCATAGGTGATTGCTTCACCTACGCGCTGTAAGCTCAATACCTCAGCAGATGCTTGTGAGGTACTGTGACTTAGCCAGGTTACTGA of the Psychrobacter sp. LV10R520-6 genome contains:
- the dusA gene encoding tRNA dihydrouridine(20/20a) synthase DusA produces the protein MTDLMRDKRLSVAPMIDWTTTDYRYFARLFNPQVFLYTEMISTGALLHGNRTRHLRFDAREHPLVLQLGGADINEMTQCAEFAQQHGYDEVNINVGCPSDRVQHNKIGACLMAEPATVADLVKHMQAAVDIPVTVKHRIGIDDFDSYEFMADFVRTVADAGCTHFIVHARTAWLQGLSPKQNRDIPPLRYDDVYRLKQDFPALTIEINGGIETIEDIQAHLQQVDGVMIGRAFYHNPYLLAQTNILWGQPVPKRSEILAQLYPHLSQQVAQGEPLSTMARHYLGLFQGLTGARRWRQALSGKPHLTIEDIERAADEVLQLNPDA
- a CDS encoding alpha/beta fold hydrolase, with product MSVIKSQTFASLPASKKTQKPVIHFAHANGMPSAVYQPFFEGLEAFFTIEYIPMLGDNPNYPVDDHWRSLTQQIIDSVKQTCEQHGVTQVVAIGHSLGGLCTLQALYRAPQYFSQAVLLDPPWLYGKTSFIWHLAKTADRLPLMNNRLMDKLSPAGISKNRRDVWDSREDAYDTLRHKGFFKSFDERSFQGYIEHGLHERADGKVTLAIPKASEVAVFRTNPSLYWLIPNCAPKPPVTLIIGKESLFLKRKFPQQIKARLGINYQTHEGGHMFPLEHPDSVSADVLDLIKQQLPS
- the sppA gene encoding signal peptide peptidase SppA, giving the protein MPNWPPDPNKHPENSANQPAPMQQQPSQPSGQEWRLIENTLLASVVEQRRARRWGIFFKLLTFGYILLVFLLLGRGCTSKAPTGLEGIDTSKPHLAVVELQGTISSGDVANAYDVNEALTHAFENSNSKAVALDINSPGGSPVQSDEIWQTMMDLRQEYPDKKLYAVIGDIGASGAYYIASAADEIYVNPSSLVGSIGVIMPSYNIEGLMDKVGVEDRTITAGEYKDILSLSRPLTDFEEKHVEKVLANTHKHFINAVKEGRGDRLKNPEQNKLFSGLFWTGEQSIALGLADETGSIASLEKQLELENVVNYTPTDPFAIFMDRFAVKMGAGIGSSIKLDVLPQEEGNAQMR
- a CDS encoding CPBP family intramembrane glutamic endopeptidase, with protein sequence MSNSNPTDILNNPLTPQSKRLPLFSRWGVLALIIAMVTAFFMSQLIGVYVAGKLLLPAASTSSVSDIFFFGSSDGTVVSVSIFISCLLLTALSVLIVRLKGSDVRRYLALTPFSLAIGLGMFGLLLLFMIGSEALTYLLDKSPLVFIDPLYESVNSVWLLIVAIVIVAPLYEELVFRGVLWSAIAEQFSEQRGAVIASIVTSVMFAIIHLQYGLYEISTLVVLALIFCYARIKSGSLLLPMLLHIINNGAAMWQYLAQAA